A genomic window from Candidatus Nitrosoglobus terrae includes:
- a CDS encoding BON domain-containing protein produces MKKTEKYLNLAIVTVLALSLTVGCTRVRREKPENYVSDSWITAKVRGALMKNTLINTANIQVLTYRRVVRLGGSVDDQAQADETIKIAKGILGVKSIKNKMVIKSKDNNKNSSKENNNKEHSKK; encoded by the coding sequence GTGAAAAAAACAGAAAAATATCTAAATTTAGCTATTGTTACCGTATTAGCATTATCCTTAACGGTAGGTTGTACTCGGGTTAGGAGAGAGAAACCAGAGAACTATGTCTCCGATTCTTGGATTACCGCTAAAGTTAGAGGTGCTTTAATGAAAAATACACTGATTAACACAGCGAATATTCAAGTACTCACCTATAGACGGGTAGTACGACTAGGAGGTTCTGTAGATGATCAAGCGCAAGCTGATGAAACTATAAAAATAGCTAAAGGTATTTTAGGGGTAAAAAGTATTAAAAATAAGATGGTTATAAAAAGTAAAGATAACAATAAAAATAGTAGTAAAGAAAACAATAATAAAGAGCATAGTAAAAAATAA